TGCCGCAAAAGACGAGATCGCAAGACATATCGTGGAGCTAGCGGCAAATTTATGATAGAGAAAATTTCTCGCATTCAAAAAATAGCAAAAAATGCAAATTCACCGTTAGTAGCTATAAATTCGTCGCTTCCGCTTAGTATCTTAGTAAGCCAAAAGATCGGTTTTAACAGATACATTTTAAATTTTGCAAATAGAAATTTAAACACAAAAAGCGCAAAAGAGCTAAACGTAGGCTCGAGATACTGGGGCGAGGTGCAAAGCCAGGGCGAAAATATCGTCATAAAAAATTTATACGAAAAGCCAAGAATTTTAGACGAAGATGTCTTGGCTGATGGGCTAAATCTTATCGAAAATTTGATAGAAAATGAGAATTTATCATGGTTTTATGAATATTTATTTAAAAGCTTAAGCGAAACTAAGACAAAAGACAAAATGAAAGTGCTAGCAAAAATGCTCTTTGCTCTGCAAGAAAATGTCGTGCACATACCATTTATTTATAATGGCATAAACGGCGTTTTTCAGCTAAAAAAAGAGGAGAATGATATGAAAATTTTTTTAATATTTTCAAATTTTGCTCCACTTATTTTTAAATTTAAAGATGAAGCTTTGTGCGAGATCGCGACTCCATTTAATAATGTAGCTAGCTTGCTAAAAAAAGAATTTAGCGCCAACATAACAGTGCAAAATGTGAGTGCTCTTTGGAGCAAAAAAGAACAAATTATTGATATAAAAGGTTAAAGATTGAATGAATTAAACCACCTTGCTATTATCATGGATGGAAATGGACGCTGGGCTAAAAAACGTGGATTTTTGCGGACAAATGGGCACGAAGCTGGAGCAAATGTAGTAAGCGATATGTGCGAATTTTGTATCGATAATGGAGTGAAAATTTTAAGTCTTTACGCATTTAGTACTGAAAACTGGAAAAGACCGCAAAAAGAGGTCGAATTTTTGATGAATTTGCTTAAGAAATTTCTCATTTTAAAGCGTGCTGACTTTATAAAAAATGGGATCAAATTTAATACGATTGGTGATATTTCGCCATTTAGCGATGAGCTAAAAAACGAGATAGAAATCACCAAAAACGCTACAAGAGAGAATAAAAATTTATTATTAAATTTAGCGATAAACTACGGCTCAAAAGACGAGATCATTAGAGCTGCAAGAAAGCTAACTTTAGAAGGTGTAAATATAAACGAAGCAAGCCTAAATGCAGCACTTGATGAGAGTGAGCCGGTGGATCTTCTCATTAGGACTGGTGGCGAGAGCAGGCTCTCAAATTTTATGCTTTGGCAAGCAAGCTACGCGGAGCTATTTTTTACGCCCACACTTTGGCCTGACTTTAGAAAGGATGAGCTTGCAAATATCGTTAGTAAATTTAAAAACATAGAGCGAAGATTTGGTGGAGTTTAGCGAAATAATGGATAATTTAGTCATTTTTTTTGCCGCTTTTGCTTTTGTTTTGGGTATTTGTGTGGGCTCATTTTCAAATGTGCTGATATATCGCTTGCCACGAAATGAGAGCATAAATTTTCCAGCTTCTCATTGTCCAAACTGCGATCATAAGCTAAATTTTTACCACAATGTTCCAATTTTTTCGTGGCTATTTTTAGGCGGCAAATGTGCCTTTTGCAAGCAAAAAATAAGCCTCATATATCCAGTGATCGAACTAATTTCTGGGATACTTTTTTTGATCTGTTTTTTTAAAGAGTGTGGCGAAATTTTAAGTGTAGAAACCTTGCTTTATGCGCTATTTTTAGGGCTTTGTTTTATAATGCTACTAGCTCTTAGCATCATAGATATAAGATATAAAGCTGTACCAGATCCTCTTCTTTTTGCGGCGCTATTTTTCGCATTTATCTATGCTCTGATGCTTTTTATAGTTAAAGGAAATTTTGCCCAAATTTTAAATTTATTCCTTTTTGCATTTATCTTTTGGGTGCTTAGATTTGTCGTAAGTTTTGCCATAAAAAAAGAAGCGATGGGTAGTGCAGATATCTTTATAGCAGCGATCATCGGAGCTACCTTGCCAGCCAAACTGGCTCTAGTGGCGATCTATCTTGCAGCACTTTTTACACTTCCAGTCTATGCGGTCGTTCGCAAAAAGAGCTACGAGCTAGCCTTTGTACCGTTTTTAAGTCTTGGCTTACTTATTACATACGCTTTTAAAGAGCAAATTTTAGAAATTTTAAGGTTTATTTATGAGTAGAGTGAATAGATATCTTTTGTTTAACTTCCTAGGGACTTTTGCGTCGCTATTTAGTACGCTTTTTTTGATCATGTCGATCGTATTCTTCATCCAGATCGCACGCATCACTTCTTACATTGAAATCAGTTTTGGTGAGCTTTTTAAACTCTACTCATTTATGCTTCCACGTGTACTACTTTTTGTCGTGCCTATCGCATTTTTTGTATCACTTGCCATGACTCTTTTTAGATTATCAAAAGAGAATGAAAGTATCGTTATTTTTACGCTTGGTGGCTCGCCAAATAAGATTGCTAAATTTTTCTTAATATTTTCAGCATTTTTAAGCACTGCTCTACTTGTAATTGCTACCATAATGATACCAATAGCCGCACAGCTAAATGCAAATTTTATTGATTATAAAAAGACTGTTGCAAAGCTAAATTTAAAGCCAACTCAGTTTGGACAAAAATTCTCTGACTGGATGGTCTATGTGGGCAGTGAAATGCAAGATAATAATGGCACTACTTATAAAGATATCGTGATGTTTAATCCTTACATTAAAGACTCCCAACGCTTAATCACTGCTAAAAATGCAAAGATCACTAATACAAATCAAAGCATTGAACTCTCTTTATTAGATGGAAAAATGTATGACATAAAAGATGAAATTTATCATCAAAGCAACTTCAAATCTATGAAGATAAGGACTGCCCAAAGTGAAGAGATAAGTGATATAGGAAGTATAAAAGAGTACTGGACGGAGGCAAATAGTAGTGAAAAAAGAAGAAAAGACCTTAGCACATATGTGCTTGTTGCGCTATTTCCACTTGCCAGTACACTTTTTGCCATAAGCTTTGGCATCGTTACTTATAGATATGAAAAGGGTATGGTTTATGTTGGTACGTTTGGCGTTTTATTTGGGTATTTTACGCTCATAATGCTCTTTTCGTCAAAGCCAGCTTTTGCGATTCCGCTAATATTTTTCGTCTTTTTATTGGTAGGAATTTTGCTTTTTAAAGCCAAGATCATGCGAAGATACTAATGAAAATCCAACTAATTTATAGCTACGATGGCTCCAAATTTCAAGGCTCGCAAACTCAGCCGCATGAAAATGGTGTAGAAGATGAGCTTTCGCGTGCTCTAGCTCACGTCGGAATATTTGAAAAAATAGTCTCTAGCTCACGTACAGACAAAAATGTCCATGCGATCAATCAAAGCTCAAGCGTAATTTGTGGCGATCATTTTAAAAATTTAGAGCACTTAAAAGAGCTAATCAACCGCCATGCCCACCCAAATATTCATATAAAACGTATAAATTTAGTTGATGAAAATTTTCAAGCAAGATTTGACGCCGTAGCAAGGTCTTATAGATACATTATAGATCATGGAGAATTTGATGTTTTTGACTCAAACTATAAAGTCTTTTTGCCAAAATTCGATATCAAAAAAGCAAATGAAATTTTATCTAATTTTGTTGGCAAGCATGATTTTAGCTCCTATATGAAAACAGGAAGTGACACAAAAAGCCCAGTACGAGAAATTTTTAAGGCATTTTGTTATGAATACAAAAACCAAACTATCATCGTTTTTAAAGCGAATGGCTTTTTACGCGCTCAAGTACGGCTTATGGTTGCAAATCTACTTAAGGCCTTGAGTATAAAAAATGGTGGTGAGCTCATCAATGCTTCGCTTAATGGACACCTTGCCTTAACTCGTATCCCAGCTCCAGCTGAAGGGCTTTATCTAAATAGAGTTTTTTATAAATTTAATTAGATATTTAGAATATTCAATAGTAAGCTTACTTAAAATATTAAATAGAAAATCTTATAAGTTAAGATTCTTAGCTAGTTTACACACTCTCCTACTTTCTTAACCACCCCCCCTCCTAAAAGCACAAGAAGCTTTAGAAGATAGTTTAAGAAGTATTACTTTACAAGATCTATTAGATGAACTTATTAATTTGTAAACTTAAAAAGTAAGCAGATTAAGTTATAAGATTTAAAAAGTAGGCTGATATATAAAAAATCAATCTATTTTATTTATTAGGAGCACCATGTGCTCCTAACTATTTTTATATACTTTATGTAAGAATTTTTATAAATTTCTAGCTTTTGTTACTCTTTGCTTTTCTCTTTTTTAGCTTTACTCTTTTTCTCTGCTTTATCTTTTAGCTTTTCTTTCTTATCTTTTATCTCTTTTATACTATCATCTTTAGCACTATCTTTTTTCTCTTTTACTTTATCACTCTTTTTACTTGCTTTTTCTTTTATCTCATCTTTTTTAGATTTTATTTTTGATTTTGTGTTATCTATCTTTGTAGTGCCTGATACTGATATATCTGATTTTAAATTTTCAAATGTCTTATCACCTATACCATTTACATTTTTTATGTCTTCTATTGAGTTAAATTTATTCGCTTTTCTATACTCTATTATTGCATCTGCCTTTGAAGATCCTATACCATCTAAACTCATTAACTCTTCTTTTGTGGCGGTGTTTAAATTTATGGCTGCTAGTAATGTAGAAGCTGCTGCTAATAGTGAGAATATAATCTTTTTCATTTTTGTCCTTTTTGGGTAAATTTGGGTTTGGAGTCTATCATATTTGGTGTTTTTAGTCAATACTCGCATAAAAGAGCATAAGCTAAAAGATATTTATAAACATAGAGATAAAAAGTCTGATTATTTAAAAAATAAATAAATGTAAGATTTGATATTTTGTTATAAATTAAGAAATAATATTTTAAAAGATAATTGTTTAGACAAAGAAGATTAAAAATTAACAAAGCCCGCAACGACCTACTTTTCCAACATCCCAGTAAGGGAGAGTATCATCAGCCAGGACGAGCTTAGCTTCTTGGTTCGAGATGGAGCAAGGCGTTTCCTCGTCTGTATAGTCACGGGCAGTGTTAAATAAAAGATATATTAGATAAATCTCTTATTTAACACTACTTGATAAAGTTAAAAGTCATAAACAAAGTTTTGCAAAAACATATCTTATTAAGTTTTTATCCTTAACAAGGAAGTGATGCTTATAAAAAGATAAGCAGACGAGCTATTAGTACTGGTCAGCTAAAGGACTTTCATCCATTACACACCCAGCCTATCAAACACATAGTCTATATGAGCTCTTAAAAGAAGATTCATCTTGGAGTTGGCTTCCTGCTTAGATGCTTTCAGCAGTTATCACATCCCAACATAGCTACCGAGCGGTGCTCTTGGCAGAACAACTCGTACACCAGTGGTTGGTTCGACCCGGTCCTCTCGTACTAGGGTCAACTCTCCTCAATCTTCTTACGCCCACGGCAGATAGGGACCGAACTGTCTCACGACGTTCTGAACCCAGCTCGCGTACCGCTTTAAATGGCGAACAGCCATACCCTTGGGACCTGCTCCAGCCCCAGGATGCGATGAGCCGACATCGAGGTGCCAAACCTCCCCGTCGATGTGAGCTCTTGGGGGAGATCAGCCTGTTATCCCCGGGGTACCTTTTATCCTTTGAGCGATGGCCCTTCCACACAGAACCACCGGATCACTAAGACCGACTTTCGTCTCTGCTTGACGTGTATGTCTCGCAGTTAAGCTGGCTTATGCCTTTATACTCTACGAACGATTTCCAACCGTTCTGAGCCAACCTTTGTAAGCCTCCGTTACATTTTGGGAGGCGACCGCCCCAGTCAAACTACCCACCAGACATTGTCCTACTTGAGGATAACTCAAGCTAGTTAGCTATCAGAATAAAAAAGAGTGGTATCTCAACAATGGCTCACCATAAACTGGCGTCTATGGATCAAAGCCTCCCACCTATCCTGCACATTTTTATCCCAATAGCAGTGTCAAGCTGTAGTAAAGGTCCACGGGGTCTTTCCGTCTTGCCGCGGGTAGGAGGAATTTTCACCTCCACTACAATTTCACTGGATCCCTCTTCGAGACAGCTCCCATCTCGTTACGCCATTCATGCAGGTCGATATTTAATCGACAAGGAATTTCGCTACCTTAGGACCGTTATAGTTACGGCCGCCGTTTACTCGGGCTTCGATCAAACGCTTCGCAGAGCTAACGTCATCAATTAACCTTCGAGCACCGGGCAGGCGTCACACCCTATACATCCTCTTACGAGTTAGCAGAGTGCTGTGTTTTTGGTAAACAGTCGGGAGGGACTCTTTGTTGTAACCTTCAATGCTTACGGAGTAAATCCTTAACAAAGTTAGGCACACCTTATACCGAAGATACGGTGCTATTTTGCAGAGTTCCTTGAAGAGAGTTCTTCCACGCGCCTTAGAATACTCATCCCACCCACCTGTGTCGGTTTACGGTACGGGCAACTATAACTAAACTTAGAAACTTTTCTTGGCTCGACAGTATCGGCAATTCGCTATCCATTCCGAAGAACTTCAAACGCCTGTGGGGTCTCGGCTTAAAAAGATCCGGATTTGCCTGAATCTTAACCTACACCTTTCGACTAGCACTACCATCCGCTAGCTTGCTTAACTCTAAGCGTCCTTCCATCGCACATTATAGTTGGCATTGGAATATTAACCAATTTTCCATCGCATACCCCTTTCGGACTTTGCTTAGGACCCGGCTAACCCTACGATGACGAGCATCGCGTAGGAAACCTTGGGTTTACGGCGTTGGGGATTCTCACCCCAATTATCGCTACTCATGCCTGCATGCTCACTTGTATTCGCTCCAGCACTCCTTACCGGTATACCTTCAACGCAAATACAACGCTCTCCTACCACTTAGTAAAACTAAGTCTAAAGCTTCGGTACTCATTTTAGCCCCGTTATATTTTCCGCGCAGAATCACTAGACCAGTGAGCTATTACGCTTTCTTTAAAGGATGGCTGCTTCTAAGCCAACCTCCTGGTTGTTTAAGTAACTCCACATCGTTTTCCACTTAAATGAGATTTAGGGACCTTAGCTGTTAGTCTGGGTTGTTCCCCTCTCGACGACGGATTTTATCACTCGCCGCCTGACTGCCATGATTACACACTAGGTATTCGGAGTTTGATAGGGTTTGGTACATTGGTGTATGCCCTAGCCCATTCAGTGCTCTACCCCCTAGTGTTACTACATGACGCTATACCTAAATATATTTCGGAGAGAACCAGCTATCACGATGTTTGATTGGCCTTTCACCCCTATCCACAAGTCATCCCATAGCTTTTCAACGCTAGCGGGTTCGGTCCTCCACCGGCTCTTACACCGGTTTCAACCTGCTCATGGATAGATCACATCGTTTCGGGTCTGCAACGTCTGACTAAACGCCCTATTAAGACTCGCTTTCGCTACGGCTCCGGGTTTCCTTAACCTTGCCAGACATCACAACTCGCAGGCTCATTATGCAAAAGGCAGTCCATCACCCTGATAAATCATAGGGCTCTGAATGATTGTAAGCAAATGGTTTCAGGTTCTATTTCACTCTGATCACCTCAGTTCTTTTCACCTTTCCCTCACGGTACTTGTGCACTATCGGTCTAGTAGTAGTATTTAGGGTTGGATAGTGGTCTACCCAGCTTCAGACAGAATATCACGTGTTCCGCCCTACTCAGGATACTGCTAAGTAAAACAAAGCTTTCATATACGGGAGTATCACCCTCTATGCTTAATCTTTCCAAATTATTCTATTAGCTAAGTTTAGTCTATATTGCAGTCCTACAACCCCGTTAGTAAACTAACGGTTTGCCCTCTTACGCGTTCGCTCGCCGCTACTAGCGTAATCTCTTTTGATTTCTTTTCCTGAGGGTACTAAGATGTTTCAATTCCCCTCGTTCGCTCCATATTAGGTAGTTAAGCTCGCGCTTAACTGGGTTGCCCCATTCAGAAATTCCCGGATCAAAGCCCCTTGACGGCTCCCCGAGACTTATCGCAGCCTGGCACGTCTTTCATCGCCTCTACTAGCCAAGGCATCCACCACTTGCTCTTTGTAGCTTACCTTTTCTATATTAGATTATTCTAATTCGCATCACTTCCTTGTTAAAGATAACTTTATGTTACTAAATTTAAATCCCAGCTCTCAAGACGGAAAGCATTGACTACTATTTAGATAAGTTTTAAATCCTAAATAGATTGTGATGTCAAACTTTTGCATTAAATGCAAAGAGAATAGAAATTTAAATCTTTAACAAGTCCTGTAAAATTGTTTTTAAAACTTGCTTGTGACTATTAACAATATTAATTAAAAGAACATTTAGACAAAAGTCTAATTAGAAAGTTTAATTTTTAAGCTCTCTAATTAGACTTAATATAGTTAAACTATTTTATGGTGGAGAATAGCGGGATCGAACCGCTGACCTCCTGCGTGCAAAGCAGGCGCTCTCCCAGCTGAGCTAATTCCCCAATTAAATTCTCTGGTGGGCCTAACAAGACTTGAACTTGTGACCTCACCCTTATCAGGGGTGCACTCTAACCAGCTGAGCTATAGGCCCCTATAGGTCTATCAATCTTTCAAAACTAAACAAGGATGATTGAGAATATCTTTCTTATAGATATCTTGTGAGAGAATATCTATATGTACTCTAGAAAGGAGGTGATCCAACCGCAGGTTCTCCTACGGTTACCTTGTTACGACTTCACCCCAGTCGCTGATTCCACTGTGGACGGTAACTAATTTAGTATTCCGGCTTCGAGTGAAATCAACTCCCATGGTGTGACGGGCGGTGAGTACAAGACCCGGGAACGTATTCACCGTAGCATGGCTGATCTACGATTACTAGCGATTCCGGCTTCATGGAGTCGAGTTGCAGACTCCAATCCGAACTGGGACATATTTTATAGATTTGCTCCATCTCGCGATATTGCTTCTCATTGTATATGCCATTGTAGCACGTGTGTCGCCCCGGACATAAGGGCCATGATGACTTGACGTCGTCCACACCTTCCTCCTCCTTACGAAGGCAGTCTCATTAGAGTGCTCAGCCGAACTGTTAGCAACTAATGACGTGGGTTGCGCTCGTTGCGGGACTTAACCCAACATCTCACGACACGAGCTGACGACAGCCGTGCAGCACCTGTCTTAACATTTCTGCAAGCAGACACTCTTCTATCTCTAGATGATTTGTTAGATATCAAGTCCGGGTAAGGTTCTTCGCGTATCTTCGAATTAAACCACATGCTCCACCGCTTGTGCGGGTCCCCGTCTATTCCTTTGAGTTTTAATCTTGCGACCGTACTCCCCAGGCGGTATACTTAATCCGTTAGGTGCATTACTGCCAAGACTAGCTTAGCAACAACTAGTATACATCGTTTAGGGCGTGGACTACCAGGGTATCTAATCCTGTTTGCTCCCCACGCTTTCACGCATTAGCGTCAGTTGAGTTCCAGCAGATCGCCTTCGCAATGGGTATTCCTGGTGATCTCTACGGATTTTACCCCTACACCACCAATTCCATCTGCCTCTCCCTCACTCTAGATTACCAGTTTCCCAAGCAGTTCTATGGTTAAGCCATAGGATTTCACAAGAGACTTGATAATCCGCCTACGCGTCCTTTACGCCCAGTGATTCCGAGTAACGCTTGCACCCTCCGTATTACCGCGGCTGCTGGCACGGAGTTAGCCGGTGCTTATTCGTTAGGTACCGTCATTGTTCTTCCCTAACAAAAGGAGTTTACGCTCCGAAAAGTGTCATCCTCCACGCGGCGTTGCTGCTTCAGGGTTTCCCCCATTGAGCAATATTCCCTACTGCTGCCTCCCGTAGGAGTCTGGACCGTGTCTCAGTTCCAGTGTGACTGATCATCCTCTCAGACCAGTTATGCGTCATAGCCTTGGTGAGCCATTACCTCACCAACTAGCTGATACAATATAGCCTCATCCTACACCGAAAAACTTTCCCTATCTAACTTATGTAAGACAGGAGTATAGAGTATTAGCAGCCGTTTCCAACTGTTGTCCTCTAGTGTAGGGCAGATTAGCTATACATTACTCACCCGTGCGCCACTAACTCATAAGAGCAAGCTCTTACTTGTCCGTTCGACTTGCATGTATTAGGCACGCCGCCAGCGTTCACTCTGAGCCAGGATCAAACTCTCCATATTAATTACCTAGCAAAATTTATTTGATAGGATTTTATTATGAAGTTTTTAATCAAAAAAACTTTTAGTTTTATTTATTAGTTTGTCTAATCTATTATAATTATAAAATAATAGACTGGCTCAATCGATCACTTGTTTAGATTTCAAAGATTGACTAATAGTTTAACAATTGTAAGTTAAAAGAACAACGATAAAAAGAAAAGGCTTTATTAACCAATGAAGTTAAAGGTGGTTTCTCGTTTCGTGAGCTGGAATTATATACGAGTAATACTTAAAGATAGTTGAAATATTTAGGGAATTTTAGAAAAATTTGTTTGTTACTTTAAAATTTTAAAATATGTATTTTTATTATTAGGTTTAAGGGTTTAGTTTATATATGTGTATCCACTTCTTTTCTCCATATTTATAGAGGCTACATTATTATTTTTATCTATTAAAACTATCTTGCAATCACCTTTTAATAGTCTTGAATAAGGTCTTTTTGCTCCTTTATTGCCAGTAACACTTACCACTCTCATAGGCCTACCTAATTCGTCAAAATCAATGGTTTGCGTTTTGCCTTTTCCGCAACTACCTATAAATTTAACCGACTTTATGCCATATTTTTTCTCAATATTTAAATCTATATTAATTTTATTGCAATAGGACTGAGGAATGCCTCTCCAACCCGCACTTAAGAATTTGTTTGATTTTTGTGTATCGATGGCAACCTCTTCTTTGGAATTTAAGTTACCACTAAATTTATTACCACTACCTCTTTTATCATAAAAAATACTATATTTCCAAGATTTAACCCCAGGCTCATCTACAGAGCACTCTTGCAAACTAGTGTCATTAATAGCTATCCCCCATCTCATTTTAAACCAAAATTTTTCATTTTCTGAATGTACAAATTTATCATCTTGCATGGCAAGGTGCTGGGCGTACCTTATATGCGTTAGCATCTGTGTAGCTGCCTCCCTAGCTCCGTTTATTTCTAGCCTTGGTATGATCATTGCTGCAAGTATGCCTACGGCAATAATCACAAAGATAAGCTCTATAACAGTAAAACCCTTGTTTTTATGCATCTACTTACCTCTTATGTCAAAATTTACAATTACTTTTCCCATTTTTTCTATGCAAAATTTTGATTTTCCATCTAGATCGGCGCTTACTAATAAATTTTTAGACTCATCTCTTACATCTATACCATAAAATTTAAGTCTTAATGCAAGCTTTTTATTATCAGTGTATAAATCCTTAATTTCCGCTTCTTTTAATTTAGCAGCAAGCTCTTTTACAACATCAAATTTAT
The DNA window shown above is from Campylobacter concisus and carries:
- the uppS gene encoding polyprenyl diphosphate synthase, translating into MNELNHLAIIMDGNGRWAKKRGFLRTNGHEAGANVVSDMCEFCIDNGVKILSLYAFSTENWKRPQKEVEFLMNLLKKFLILKRADFIKNGIKFNTIGDISPFSDELKNEIEITKNATRENKNLLLNLAINYGSKDEIIRAARKLTLEGVNINEASLNAALDESEPVDLLIRTGGESRLSNFMLWQASYAELFFTPTLWPDFRKDELANIVSKFKNIERRFGGV
- a CDS encoding prepilin peptidase; protein product: MDNLVIFFAAFAFVLGICVGSFSNVLIYRLPRNESINFPASHCPNCDHKLNFYHNVPIFSWLFLGGKCAFCKQKISLIYPVIELISGILFLICFFKECGEILSVETLLYALFLGLCFIMLLALSIIDIRYKAVPDPLLFAALFFAFIYALMLFIVKGNFAQILNLFLFAFIFWVLRFVVSFAIKKEAMGSADIFIAAIIGATLPAKLALVAIYLAALFTLPVYAVVRKKSYELAFVPFLSLGLLITYAFKEQILEILRFIYE
- a CDS encoding LptF/LptG family permease; the encoded protein is MSRVNRYLLFNFLGTFASLFSTLFLIMSIVFFIQIARITSYIEISFGELFKLYSFMLPRVLLFVVPIAFFVSLAMTLFRLSKENESIVIFTLGGSPNKIAKFFLIFSAFLSTALLVIATIMIPIAAQLNANFIDYKKTVAKLNLKPTQFGQKFSDWMVYVGSEMQDNNGTTYKDIVMFNPYIKDSQRLITAKNAKITNTNQSIELSLLDGKMYDIKDEIYHQSNFKSMKIRTAQSEEISDIGSIKEYWTEANSSEKRRKDLSTYVLVALFPLASTLFAISFGIVTYRYEKGMVYVGTFGVLFGYFTLIMLFSSKPAFAIPLIFFVFLLVGILLFKAKIMRRY
- a CDS encoding pilus assembly FimT family protein; translation: MHKNKGFTVIELIFVIIAVGILAAMIIPRLEINGAREAATQMLTHIRYAQHLAMQDDKFVHSENEKFWFKMRWGIAINDTSLQECSVDEPGVKSWKYSIFYDKRGSGNKFSGNLNSKEEVAIDTQKSNKFLSAGWRGIPQSYCNKINIDLNIEKKYGIKSVKFIGSCGKGKTQTIDFDELGRPMRVVSVTGNKGAKRPYSRLLKGDCKIVLIDKNNNVASINMEKRSGYTYIN
- the truA gene encoding tRNA pseudouridine(38-40) synthase TruA yields the protein MKIQLIYSYDGSKFQGSQTQPHENGVEDELSRALAHVGIFEKIVSSSRTDKNVHAINQSSSVICGDHFKNLEHLKELINRHAHPNIHIKRINLVDENFQARFDAVARSYRYIIDHGEFDVFDSNYKVFLPKFDIKKANEILSNFVGKHDFSSYMKTGSDTKSPVREIFKAFCYEYKNQTIIVFKANGFLRAQVRLMVANLLKALSIKNGGELINASLNGHLALTRIPAPAEGLYLNRVFYKFN
- a CDS encoding helix-hairpin-helix domain-containing protein — encoded protein: MKKIIFSLLAAASTLLAAINLNTATKEELMSLDGIGSSKADAIIEYRKANKFNSIEDIKNVNGIGDKTFENLKSDISVSGTTKIDNTKSKIKSKKDEIKEKASKKSDKVKEKKDSAKDDSIKEIKDKKEKLKDKAEKKSKAKKEKSKE